In Acidisarcina polymorpha, the DNA window CCAGCATCACAGTGAACAACAAAAAGGCCCCGCCTACCCGGCTCCTCCACTGGCGGCCGCGGAACATCGCCGCCGCAACCACTAGCCAGGCGAACGAGGCAAAGATCCATCCGTCGTAGCGGGTAAAAACCGCGGCCACAAGCACCAACCCAGCAGCGACCAATAACTTCGACGCGGACAGGCCGTTCCTGTCCTCGCCCGCTCGCCCCCCCATGGCGATACAGAACTCGGCGATCAGCAGGGTCGCCCAGATCATCTCCGCCAGAAACAGCGGCTCGGTCATGGCCGTGGACTGCATGTACAACAAGCCTGGGTTCAGGCCATAAAAAATCGCCGCCACCGAAGCCGGAGCGGCGCTCAACCAGATGCGCGCCAGGCGGTAAATGCCGGCGCAGCCTAATACGTAACAGCCGATGGAAGGAATGGCCCCCGACAAGCCGCTCTGCCACCAGCTCATCCGCAGGACGAAAGGGACCAGCAGTAAATGCGGAAGTGGAAGCCACACTGAGCCCAGTTGCCGAAAACCCGGGTTCAGTGAATCGGTCACCCGCCTGGCGATATGAAGATGTGCGACCGCATCCCCATAAAGCAATAGCAGGTCATGGCGGGCGCAATAGGCAAATGCAAGGATTCCGAGTATCGCGGCAACCAGCCCGACAAAGCGGGTCTCACCACCCAGCTGCCTCTCCGGCAGTAAGGCCCGCGTTCCCAGAGCTTCAGTCAAGGTGCGATATCTCGCGAATGCGAGCGAACCGCTGATCGATCTCTTCCCGGCTCAATTGCTGCAGCCGTTCGGTGCCGAATTTCTCCACTGCAAAGGAACCCATCACCCCGCCATAGAACATGGCGCGCTTAAAGACCGCCGGAGTCACCTCAGGCTGCGAAGCGAGATAGCCAAAGAATCCTCCGGCAAACGAATCTCCCGCACCGGTTGGATCGACCACTGCATCAAGCGGCAGCGCCGGGGCGCGGAATGGAACGGACGTGTAACCAGGTTTGCCGCTTCCGTTCTGGCTCCCAAACGAATGCTCGCTGAAGAAGGCGGTCGCTCCGTATTCGCCATGTTTAATGATCAACGTCTTCGGCCCCGTACTTAGGATCTTGTTGGCCGCGCGCATTAAGTTGTCCTCGCCGGCGAGCATCTTCGCCTCGCCGTCATTGATCAGCAGAGCATCAAGTCCTATCAGCACCTTGTTCAGGTTCTCGCGGTGGTCGTGGATCCAGTAATTCATCGTGTCCCCGCAGACCATCTTCACCTTGGGCATCTGACGGCGCACGCCTGCCTGCAAGACTGGATCGATGTTGGCCAGAAACAAATAGTCGCTATCTGCATACTCCGCCGGAATCTTGGGCGCAAACGTCTCGAAGACGTTCAACTCCGTCTTCAGAGTTTGGGCTTCATTCAGATTCTTCAAATAGGAGCCGGTCCAATGAAAGCTCTTTCCTTCGACATGTTCCAGGCCGCGCGTGTCCACCCCGCGGCGTGTGAGCACGGCTTCATTCTCGTCAGTGAAATCCTCTCCCACTACCCCTATAACGCGAACATCGGTAAAGTAGCTCGCCGCCAAGGAAAAGAAGGTCGCCGCCCCGCCAAGGACGTGGTCCACGCGGCCATGCGGGGTTTCAATGCTATCGAATGCAACACTGCCTACCACTAATATCGACATCGATTAAGCCTCGCTCTTCACACGAAAGTATTTGCCCAACAATAAATCTAGCTTCTCATGAGCAGCTGGAGAGATCGCCGGCGGACTGGTGAGGATCGCATACTGGAGCGCGCTTCCACACGCACAATTCCGCTCGGCGGGGATGGCCGCCACGGCCGCCGCCACCACCTTGCTCGCATTGGCTGCATTCTGATTCAGGACGGCAATCACTTGCTCGACCGTCACCGCGTCGTGGCTTTCATGCCAGCAGTCATAATCGGTGACCATGGCCATCGTCGCGTAGCAGATTTCCGCCTCGCGCGCGAGTTTGGCTTCCTGCAGATTGGTCATGCCAATCACGTCCGCCCCCCAGCTGCGGTAGAGGTTTGACTCCGCTCGGGTAGAGAACTGCGGCCCCTCCATACAGACGTAGGTGCCGCCGCGCTTTCCAACCACGCCGACGCTCTCGCAGGCAGTGGCGATTGCCTGGCCAACTACCGCACATACCGGGTCGCCGAAAGCGATATGACCCACTATGCCATTGCCAAAGAAAGTCGACTCTCGATGAAATGTCCGGTCAATGAACTGGTCGGGAATCACAAAGTCCGTCGGCTTATGCTCTTCCTTCAACGAGCCCACCGCCGAGACCGACAGGATCCGCTCCACACCAAGCTTCTTCATCCCATAGACATTGGCGCGAAAGTTGAGCTCCGAGGGAAGCAGCAGGTGGCCACGTCCATGGCGGGAGAGGAAAGCTACTTTACGTCCGGCTAGACTGCCCAGAACAAAGGCGTCGGACGGATCGCCAAAAGGCGTTGTAATACGCTGTTCTCTAACGTTCGTCAGGCCAGGCATGGAATACAGCCCGCTGCCCCCGATAATGCCGATTTCTGCTTCTTGCAAACCACACTCCACCGCGCTCCCGACACCGGGACGCTCATTTCTTTAGAAATTAGGTGTACTCGGTGAGTATAAACGGTAGGCATCTTGGGAGCAGAGATACGGCCCCAGACCATAGCTTCCCGCGTGGCAGGATCTTCCTGCTAAGGCATAAGGATACCTGCTCAGGCATCGTGCTTTAAAGACATGCTCAGCGCGCTCCAACCGCTCTTGCTTCTGCTTTAGTGCGGCATCCCCACCCGCATGAGCCCGCAATTTGCGAAGACATGCACG includes these proteins:
- a CDS encoding PfkB family carbohydrate kinase, producing MSILVVGSVAFDSIETPHGRVDHVLGGAATFFSLAASYFTDVRVIGVVGEDFTDENEAVLTRRGVDTRGLEHVEGKSFHWTGSYLKNLNEAQTLKTELNVFETFAPKIPAEYADSDYLFLANIDPVLQAGVRRQMPKVKMVCGDTMNYWIHDHRENLNKVLIGLDALLINDGEAKMLAGEDNLMRAANKILSTGPKTLIIKHGEYGATAFFSEHSFGSQNGSGKPGYTSVPFRAPALPLDAVVDPTGAGDSFAGGFFGYLASQPEVTPAVFKRAMFYGGVMGSFAVEKFGTERLQQLSREEIDQRFARIREISHLD
- the mtnP gene encoding S-methyl-5'-thioadenosine phosphorylase, which produces MQEAEIGIIGGSGLYSMPGLTNVREQRITTPFGDPSDAFVLGSLAGRKVAFLSRHGRGHLLLPSELNFRANVYGMKKLGVERILSVSAVGSLKEEHKPTDFVIPDQFIDRTFHRESTFFGNGIVGHIAFGDPVCAVVGQAIATACESVGVVGKRGGTYVCMEGPQFSTRAESNLYRSWGADVIGMTNLQEAKLAREAEICYATMAMVTDYDCWHESHDAVTVEQVIAVLNQNAANASKVVAAAVAAIPAERNCACGSALQYAILTSPPAISPAAHEKLDLLLGKYFRVKSEA